The Verrucomicrobiota bacterium DNA segment CCAAAATAAGCCATCGCGCGTGCTTGTACTCTCAGCACGCTGGTCCCTCGGCAGGGAGGTGGGGTTGGTAGCCCACTTCATCCAGGATCAGGACTTGGGGCTCGGCCCGCCGAGATCGGAATCGTCCTGGTCCTCGGAGGATCGTCCGCCGTGACGGAGCCGATAGCTGCGGCCCTTGACTTGGATAATTTCGGCGTACGCGTATAGGGGTCAGAGATGACTATTGACACATTTGCCTCGCGTCTCTGCCAAGGCCAGGCGGGTCTCCCGCCAAACGGCCAAGTTATTTTTTCGCGGACCCTAACCTCTTTGCCAATGTTGCGCCTGCAATTAGCGCTCAACGCCCGAAGGTGAGCCCCCCCATCAAACAGTCGCTGCCGTGATTCGTTAACGGATCGAACAGATCGTGACAGATCATACGCCTGGCAAAACGGGCGTTGCGTCCAGGTGGCTTCTGCCTTTTCATTGGGAGGCATCTTATGGACGTTACTCAAACAGCTTTTGGGACCTGGAGCGGCGGACGGTACATGCATTTCGGCGAACCGCTGTCCGAAGAGCGCTTCGTCAACCTGATCCAGTATGCCTACCAGCGAGGTGTCCGCACGTTCATGACGGCGGATGTCTATGGCGCGGGCGCGGCGGATGAAATGCTCGGCCGGGCGCTGGCTGGCCTCCCGCGCGACTCGTATTGCTTGGTCGGCGCGATCGGCCATGATTTTTACAAAGGCGCACGCGCCGGCGCGAAGGGTTACCCGCGTTTCACGGCGACCCACAAGGCTGGTGACTACTCCGACTACCTGCGGATGGCGGCGGAGAAATCTCTCGCCCGCTGCCACGCGGACCGTTTCGATCTGCTGTTGCTGCACAACCCGGATTTCACCGGCTACACCAGTGACAAAGTGTGGGACGCCCTGAATAAGCTCAAGGACGACAGCCTGACGGACCGCCTTGGCGTCGCGCCGGGCCCGGCCAATGGATTTACGCTCGACGTTCTTCTGTGCTTCGAGCGCTTCGGTCCGTTGCTCGATTGGGCGATGATCATTCTGAATCCGCTCGAACCCTGGCCCGGCCACTTGGTGCTTCCCGCGGCCGTGAAGCACGGAGTGAACCTCATCACGCGGGTGGTCGATTACGGCGGACTATTTCACGACGA contains these protein-coding regions:
- a CDS encoding aldo/keto reductase, with the translated sequence MDVTQTAFGTWSGGRYMHFGEPLSEERFVNLIQYAYQRGVRTFMTADVYGAGAADEMLGRALAGLPRDSYCLVGAIGHDFYKGARAGAKGYPRFTATHKAGDYSDYLRMAAEKSLARCHADRFDLLLLHNPDFTGYTSDKVWDALNKLKDDSLTDRLGVAPGPANGFTLDVLLCFERFGPLLDWAMIILNPLEPWPGHLVLPAAVKHGVNLITRVVDYGGLFHDDVKPGHKFGQQDHRAFRPAGWVEAGCEKMDQMREVAAKRKATMLQLACLWNLSQPGVRSVIPTLIQEAGANTKPIEAKVDELASLPEVNLSPDECEFIGRIGDNKGCMELKGANLAHVGEPQPDRWGLTHDHELVAKRWGIDANADLICTHK